Proteins from a single region of Microbacterium sp. zg-Y818:
- a CDS encoding HNH endonuclease signature motif containing protein yields MTFLTEFATRAQAVSGHRDLDVVPGELLAAVRALSDDDVLAVFEEAAAVMGCLERLTVVTAAVIAERSAAPHGGLAGTRGHRSPVALIQEITGGSRADATRAVRVGASLLDDACGAGSTGDGGEDERTPHAAIAPWHADLRQAMLAGVVTTAQHDAIRRGLGEPPDSDDAKAVWAVAAEQLMGEVPGLPVEEVVKRARAVRDALDPAGAEDRFARRFQGRSWRMWTDGEGVHHARIDFDDEMFAWVDSIIGAALRPRRGGPRFMTEAERADADSLVRDGRTNEQLTYDLMMDVVRAGALASAEDVFGARQPGVRLVAVRDAVGARDAFGRLLGVARVEDGGAALPGSVLDKALCETARVLVSVDGAGNPLDVGREQRLSTAKQRLALAARDGGCMWPGCDRPPSYCEAHHSDHWCAEQGRTDVDRGILLCRFHHLLLHNQGWKITRDGRGPFLLHPPGGEPIVLRSKSPVRWAWDPPPDRAGWRAALTEAHPRPDRSAEVVGGWACQQGLDVEGQVDDLPQQPAERR; encoded by the coding sequence ATGACCTTCCTCACCGAGTTTGCGACGAGAGCGCAGGCTGTCAGCGGCCACCGCGACCTCGACGTCGTGCCCGGTGAGCTGTTGGCGGCGGTGCGCGCTCTGTCCGATGACGACGTGCTGGCCGTGTTCGAAGAGGCCGCCGCCGTCATGGGCTGCCTCGAGCGGCTGACGGTCGTCACGGCCGCGGTCATCGCCGAGCGGTCCGCCGCGCCGCACGGCGGGCTGGCCGGCACACGCGGCCATCGGTCGCCGGTCGCCCTCATCCAGGAGATCACGGGCGGGTCGCGCGCGGATGCGACGCGGGCGGTGCGCGTGGGCGCGTCGCTGCTCGACGACGCGTGCGGTGCGGGCTCCACCGGTGACGGCGGCGAGGACGAGCGGACGCCGCACGCCGCGATCGCACCGTGGCATGCCGACCTGCGCCAGGCCATGCTCGCGGGGGTGGTGACCACCGCGCAGCACGACGCGATCCGCCGAGGGCTCGGCGAACCGCCGGACTCGGACGACGCGAAAGCGGTCTGGGCCGTCGCCGCAGAGCAGCTCATGGGCGAGGTGCCGGGGCTCCCGGTGGAAGAGGTGGTCAAGCGGGCGCGAGCAGTGCGGGACGCGCTGGACCCCGCCGGTGCCGAGGACCGGTTCGCGCGGCGGTTCCAGGGACGGTCTTGGCGCATGTGGACGGACGGCGAAGGCGTACACCACGCCCGCATCGACTTCGACGACGAGATGTTCGCGTGGGTCGACTCGATCATCGGTGCGGCACTGCGTCCGCGCCGAGGCGGTCCGCGGTTCATGACCGAGGCCGAGCGGGCCGACGCCGATTCACTCGTGCGCGATGGGCGCACGAACGAGCAGCTGACCTACGACCTCATGATGGACGTCGTTCGAGCGGGGGCTCTGGCCTCGGCCGAGGACGTGTTCGGGGCGCGTCAGCCCGGTGTGCGGCTGGTAGCGGTGCGGGATGCCGTCGGCGCGCGTGACGCGTTCGGGCGTCTCCTGGGCGTCGCGCGCGTCGAGGACGGGGGTGCGGCACTGCCGGGTTCGGTGCTCGACAAGGCGCTGTGCGAGACCGCCAGGGTGCTCGTGAGCGTCGACGGCGCCGGGAACCCGCTCGATGTCGGGCGCGAGCAGCGACTGTCCACGGCGAAGCAGCGGCTCGCCCTCGCCGCCCGTGACGGCGGATGCATGTGGCCCGGCTGCGACCGCCCACCCTCGTACTGCGAAGCGCACCACAGCGACCACTGGTGCGCGGAGCAGGGCCGCACCGACGTCGACCGCGGAATCCTGCTGTGCCGGTTCCATCATCTGCTCCTGCACAACCAGGGGTGGAAGATCACGCGCGACGGGCGGGGACCGTTCCTTCTTCATCCGCCCGGCGGCGAACCCATCGTGCTGCGGTCGAAGTCGCCGGTGCGGTGGGCGTGGGACCCACCCCCCGATCGCGCGGGCTGGCGCGCCGCGTTGACCGAGGCGCATCCGCGACCGGACAGATCAGCCGAGGTCGTCGGCGGGTGGGCGTGTCAGCAGGGGCTCGATGTCGAGGGTCAGGTCGATGATCTGCCGCAGCAGCCCGCCGAGCGTCGTTGA
- a CDS encoding CoA pyrophosphatase, producing the protein MPVPDAPHTARAQLAALAADVERRRRSEPTVVPSFGPLIDLPVAPGSRPAAVLILFGVLDATPSERAAADTAVSRDLDVLLLARAATLRSHPGQVAFPGGRVDPEDDGPVAAALREAQEETGVDPAGVEVLGALETIPLAFSRHLVTPVLGWWRHPSPVHVVDEGESAAVFRAPVADLLSPANRGVTVLRDGARTMRGPAFHVGQGPEAHLVWGFTAMVLDVLFDRLGWTEPWDATRELPLERPPR; encoded by the coding sequence ATGCCTGTTCCGGACGCCCCTCACACCGCGCGCGCACAGCTGGCCGCGCTCGCCGCTGACGTGGAGCGTCGTCGGCGCAGCGAGCCGACCGTCGTGCCGTCGTTCGGGCCGCTCATCGATCTCCCCGTCGCACCCGGATCACGGCCCGCGGCGGTGCTCATCCTCTTCGGTGTGCTGGATGCCACGCCCAGCGAGCGCGCCGCCGCCGACACCGCGGTCTCGCGCGACCTCGACGTGCTGCTGCTCGCTCGGGCGGCGACCCTGCGGTCACACCCCGGGCAGGTCGCGTTCCCCGGCGGCCGGGTCGATCCTGAGGACGACGGGCCTGTCGCCGCGGCCCTGCGCGAGGCACAGGAGGAGACGGGCGTCGACCCGGCCGGGGTCGAGGTGCTCGGCGCGCTCGAGACCATTCCGCTGGCATTCTCGCGACACCTCGTCACCCCGGTGCTCGGGTGGTGGCGGCATCCGTCGCCCGTGCACGTCGTCGACGAAGGCGAGTCCGCAGCTGTCTTCCGCGCGCCCGTGGCCGACCTGCTGAGCCCGGCCAACCGCGGCGTCACGGTGCTGCGCGACGGCGCGCGCACGATGCGCGGGCCCGCCTTCCACGTCGGTCAGGGTCCCGAGGCGCACCTCGTGTGGGGGTTCACGGCGATGGTGCTCGACGTGCTGTTCGACCGCCTCGGATGGACCGAGCCGTGGGATGCCACGCGCGAGTTGCCGCTGGAGCGCCCGCCGCGGTGA
- a CDS encoding BadF/BadG/BcrA/BcrD ATPase family protein: MTSLLGLDIGGSGSRVGLRLEGAPSGERLEFSGERIGVTDGGSTVPGAVTSLVARAAQEWPEVVAELGGVGVGATGLATLVAEPERFAAALSAQLRELTGRPVAVAVAVDAVTAHLGALGGEAGAIVALGTGAIAFGTDGRDVWRRVDGWGHLLGDRGAGAWVGLQGLIAAMRAYDGVDAAGSELLRAARERLGDPVTWPSQLYTRPDRAGVLASFAADVLALAAAGDASAAAIAAEAGREAARSGVAALEGSLPAVIATTGGVFRAGGLLAQAFEQTVAELRPDARVQPAVGDPLDGALLLAQRARAGAIATHAPYVWVGGGTD; this comes from the coding sequence GTGACGTCGTTGCTCGGGCTCGACATCGGCGGTTCGGGGAGCCGGGTCGGGTTGCGCCTCGAGGGTGCGCCCTCGGGGGAGCGTCTCGAGTTCTCGGGAGAGCGCATCGGCGTGACGGATGGGGGCAGCACGGTGCCGGGCGCCGTGACGTCGCTGGTGGCGCGGGCTGCGCAGGAGTGGCCGGAGGTCGTCGCGGAACTCGGCGGCGTCGGGGTGGGCGCGACGGGTCTGGCGACCCTGGTCGCCGAGCCGGAGCGGTTCGCCGCAGCCCTGTCGGCCCAGCTTCGTGAGCTGACCGGGCGGCCGGTGGCGGTGGCCGTGGCCGTGGATGCCGTGACCGCGCATCTGGGCGCGCTGGGCGGCGAAGCCGGGGCGATCGTGGCGCTCGGGACCGGTGCGATCGCCTTCGGCACGGACGGCCGCGACGTCTGGCGGCGGGTGGACGGGTGGGGGCACCTGCTGGGCGACCGCGGCGCCGGCGCCTGGGTCGGCCTGCAGGGACTCATCGCGGCGATGCGCGCCTATGACGGAGTGGATGCCGCAGGCTCCGAACTGCTGCGGGCGGCCCGGGAGCGACTCGGTGATCCGGTCACCTGGCCGTCGCAGCTGTACACCCGGCCGGATCGCGCCGGCGTGCTGGCATCCTTCGCTGCCGATGTGCTGGCACTGGCAGCCGCCGGTGACGCTTCGGCAGCGGCGATCGCGGCAGAGGCGGGGCGGGAGGCCGCGCGCAGCGGCGTCGCCGCGCTCGAGGGGTCGCTGCCTGCGGTGATCGCGACCACCGGGGGAGTGTTCCGTGCCGGGGGCCTGCTGGCGCAGGCGTTCGAGCAGACGGTCGCGGAGCTGCGTCCCGACGCTCGGGTGCAGCCGGCTGTCGGAGACCCGCTGGACGGCGCGCTGTTGTTGGCTCAGCGCGCGCGGGCGGGTGCGATCGCTACGCACGCGCCGTATGTCTGGGTCGGGGGCGGGACGGACTAG
- a CDS encoding carbohydrate ABC transporter permease — protein MTATLTPTTRSRRAASAAGEAPRNRPRATAGGFAASTFLWLYAAISIAPLLLMVSNSLRTTQDMAQHPLGLPLPPNFTSYQKAWVTASFDTYFFNSIFVTVASVVLSTAVSLLAAYAFARTRSRIFTTLEGLFLSGLMLPVYLAILPLFFLLDSVGMISNLWGLILVYAALGIPFSTFVLAAFFRQLPIELDEAARLDGAGPFATFWRVHLPLVKPAIATVIVFRFVPVWNDFFYPLILIRDRDAYTLPVGITRFFGEYQTDWATLFAGLTLATIPLVVLFLFATKQIVSGLTAGMSK, from the coding sequence ATGACCGCCACGCTCACCCCCACGACACGCTCGCGGCGCGCGGCATCCGCCGCCGGGGAGGCGCCCCGCAACCGCCCCCGCGCCACGGCGGGCGGGTTCGCCGCCAGCACGTTCCTGTGGCTGTACGCCGCGATCTCGATCGCGCCGCTGCTGCTCATGGTGTCCAACTCCCTGCGTACGACGCAGGACATGGCCCAGCACCCCCTCGGCCTGCCGCTGCCGCCGAACTTCACCAGCTACCAGAAGGCGTGGGTGACGGCGTCGTTCGACACCTACTTCTTCAACTCCATCTTCGTCACCGTGGCATCGGTCGTCCTGTCCACCGCCGTGTCCCTGCTGGCCGCGTACGCCTTCGCGCGCACGCGGTCGCGCATCTTCACCACGCTCGAGGGACTGTTCCTCTCGGGCCTCATGCTGCCGGTGTACCTGGCGATCCTGCCGCTGTTCTTCCTGCTCGACTCGGTCGGCATGATCTCCAACCTGTGGGGCCTCATCCTGGTGTATGCCGCTCTCGGCATCCCTTTTTCGACCTTCGTGCTGGCGGCGTTCTTCCGGCAGCTGCCGATCGAGCTCGACGAGGCTGCCCGGTTGGACGGGGCCGGACCCTTCGCAACCTTCTGGCGGGTCCACCTGCCGCTGGTCAAACCCGCGATCGCCACGGTCATCGTCTTCCGATTCGTGCCGGTATGGAACGACTTCTTCTACCCGCTGATCCTCATCCGCGACCGTGACGCGTACACGCTGCCGGTAGGCATCACCCGGTTCTTCGGTGAGTACCAGACCGACTGGGCGACCCTCTTCGCGGGGCTGACGCTGGCGACGATTCCGCTCGTCGTGCTCTTCCTCTTCGCCACCAAGCAGATCGTGTCGGGCCTGACCGCGGGCATGAGCAAGTGA
- a CDS encoding sugar ABC transporter permease — protein sequence MSAIALPKARRKRVTTGVTLSRRAGMVFVLPALVLFAVFIAYPLFTALSYSFFSWTGIVRGDFAGVDNYVTLFTKLPYSTDIPNAFVHNLMLFFGAMVFQNTVGLGLAVLLHRMGRLKRFFQTMYTLPYLVSPLVIGYLWSLMLSPLFGPVNAVLRAVGLEQFAQPWLGNPQTAIWVVVFVTAWQWIGFPVLLYGAALGGIPQELDEAASLDGATSWQRFRSVTLPLMIPAIGTVSVLTFIGAMEAFPIPYALGGSQGNPAGATDVLSLLFYRTAFESGSSNAIGTSSAIATLLFLFIFGIAVAFTVMLRRAERKLF from the coding sequence ATGTCCGCCATCGCCCTGCCGAAGGCGCGCCGCAAGCGCGTCACCACCGGCGTGACCCTGTCCCGCCGGGCGGGCATGGTCTTCGTCCTCCCCGCGCTCGTGCTGTTCGCGGTGTTCATCGCCTATCCGCTGTTCACCGCGCTCAGCTACTCGTTCTTCTCGTGGACGGGCATCGTCCGCGGCGACTTCGCCGGGGTCGACAACTACGTCACGCTGTTCACCAAGCTGCCTTACAGCACCGACATCCCCAACGCCTTCGTCCACAACCTGATGCTGTTCTTCGGGGCGATGGTGTTCCAGAACACCGTCGGGCTGGGTCTCGCGGTGCTGCTGCACCGGATGGGCCGGCTCAAGCGGTTCTTCCAGACGATGTACACGCTGCCCTACCTGGTCTCGCCGCTGGTGATCGGCTACCTCTGGTCGCTCATGCTGTCGCCGCTGTTCGGTCCGGTCAACGCGGTGCTGCGCGCGGTGGGGCTCGAGCAGTTCGCACAGCCGTGGCTGGGCAACCCGCAGACGGCGATCTGGGTGGTCGTGTTCGTGACCGCTTGGCAGTGGATCGGGTTCCCGGTGCTGCTGTACGGCGCAGCGCTCGGCGGAATCCCGCAGGAGCTCGATGAGGCCGCGTCGCTCGACGGCGCGACGTCGTGGCAGCGGTTCCGCTCCGTCACGCTGCCGCTGATGATCCCCGCGATCGGCACCGTGAGCGTGCTGACCTTCATCGGCGCGATGGAGGCCTTCCCGATCCCGTACGCCCTGGGCGGTTCGCAGGGCAACCCCGCCGGCGCCACCGACGTGCTGAGCCTGCTGTTCTACCGCACCGCCTTCGAGTCGGGGTCGTCGAACGCGATCGGCACGAGTTCGGCGATCGCGACCCTGCTGTTCCTCTTCATCTTCGGCATCGCGGTGGCCTTCACCGTCATGCTGCGCCGGGCAGAACGGAAGCTCTTCTGA
- a CDS encoding extracellular solute-binding protein, which translates to MRTRFLTTAALVAGSALVLSACAPSANSGDDDTAATEEDVTLTVWSWRTEDVEAYNTIFDVFEEQNPGITVEFEAFQNTEYNQILTTGLAGSDGPDVPMVRAYGQLQPNIEAGQLEPIDGEVEGLDAIAESVIAGAKGKDDGKIYAVPLATQTLQMFYNKQIFDDNGLEVPTTWDEFIEVNEALKSAGITPMALGAKDDWVLPMFADVMGSARYGGSDFEQKVLAGETDFTDPDYVASLEIISEVQPYLTPDVVGVGYTDSQIQFTSGQAAQFPGGSFEIATFRNQAPDLEFGSYQVPLPEDAVLDQPVSPGYADGNFAINAKSKNKDAAFTLLNWLATPEFGQLVADELNQFSAIPGVTYSDEVMQEAWDNYEASQAPYLLLVNFRYGEPLGTAVLGTEIQRMFLGEVDAAGAAANLQAGISQWFTPGQ; encoded by the coding sequence ATGAGGACACGCTTCCTCACCACCGCCGCGCTCGTGGCGGGGTCCGCGCTCGTGCTCAGCGCCTGCGCGCCAAGCGCGAACAGCGGCGACGACGACACCGCGGCGACCGAAGAGGACGTCACGCTCACCGTCTGGTCGTGGCGCACCGAGGACGTCGAGGCCTACAACACCATCTTCGACGTGTTCGAGGAGCAGAATCCCGGCATCACCGTGGAGTTCGAGGCGTTCCAGAACACCGAGTACAACCAGATCCTCACCACCGGGCTCGCCGGCAGCGACGGACCTGACGTGCCGATGGTGCGCGCCTACGGGCAGTTGCAGCCGAACATCGAGGCCGGCCAGCTCGAGCCCATCGACGGCGAGGTCGAGGGACTCGACGCCATCGCCGAGAGCGTCATCGCCGGCGCGAAGGGCAAGGACGACGGAAAGATCTACGCCGTGCCGCTGGCGACGCAGACGCTGCAGATGTTCTACAACAAGCAGATCTTCGACGACAACGGGCTCGAGGTGCCCACGACGTGGGATGAGTTCATCGAGGTCAACGAGGCGCTGAAGTCCGCAGGCATCACGCCGATGGCCCTGGGCGCCAAGGACGACTGGGTGCTGCCGATGTTCGCCGATGTCATGGGAAGCGCCCGCTACGGCGGGTCGGACTTCGAGCAGAAGGTGCTCGCCGGCGAGACCGACTTCACCGACCCCGACTACGTCGCGTCGCTCGAGATCATCTCGGAGGTGCAGCCGTACCTCACGCCCGACGTCGTGGGTGTCGGCTACACCGACAGCCAGATCCAGTTCACCTCGGGTCAGGCTGCGCAGTTCCCCGGCGGCTCGTTCGAGATCGCGACGTTCCGCAACCAGGCGCCCGACCTCGAGTTCGGCTCGTACCAGGTGCCGCTCCCCGAGGACGCCGTGCTCGACCAGCCCGTCTCGCCCGGTTACGCCGACGGCAACTTCGCGATCAACGCCAAGTCGAAGAACAAGGACGCCGCGTTCACGCTGCTCAACTGGCTGGCAACCCCCGAGTTCGGCCAGCTCGTCGCCGACGAGCTGAACCAGTTCTCGGCGATCCCCGGAGTCACCTATTCCGACGAGGTCATGCAGGAGGCGTGGGACAACTACGAAGCCAGCCAGGCCCCGTACCTGCTGCTGGTGAACTTCCGTTATGGCGAGCCGCTCGGAACCGCCGTGCTCGGCACCGAGATCCAGCGGATGTTCCTCGGCGAGGTGGATGCCGCGGGTGCGGCGGCCAACCTGCAGGCAGGCATCTCGCAGTGGTTCACGCCCGGGCAGTGA
- a CDS encoding N-acetylmuramic acid 6-phosphate etherase produces MPVHPLPLPPTELRLDASTHLDALASLEVLRLLNAQDRVAVDAVEAILPQLAEVVDVAAERFRRGGTVHYFGAGTSGRLGVLDAAELLPTFNLEPERVIGHIAGGPAALVKAVEDAEDSEAAGRADAAGLGPDDVAIGLAASGNTPYVGGALAAARDGGAYTVLVSSNPQAALAPLADANIVVDTGPEVLTGSTRLKAATAEKLVLNGFSTALMVAVGRTWSNLMVSVVATNAKLRLRTVRILQQAAGLDEQAARDVLAAADGELKTAIVAALADVAPTDARALLTGNDGSVRAALADAAPRTTESYPT; encoded by the coding sequence ATGCCTGTGCACCCCCTTCCGCTGCCTCCCACCGAGCTGCGCCTCGACGCGTCGACCCACCTCGACGCCCTGGCCAGTCTCGAGGTGCTGCGCCTGCTCAACGCGCAGGACCGGGTGGCTGTCGACGCGGTCGAGGCGATCCTGCCGCAGCTGGCCGAGGTGGTCGACGTCGCCGCCGAGCGGTTCCGCCGCGGCGGCACAGTGCACTACTTCGGCGCGGGCACGTCGGGGCGCCTGGGCGTGCTGGATGCCGCGGAACTGCTGCCCACGTTCAACCTCGAGCCGGAACGGGTCATCGGCCACATCGCCGGGGGACCGGCGGCGCTCGTGAAGGCGGTGGAGGATGCCGAGGACTCCGAGGCCGCCGGCCGTGCCGACGCCGCGGGCCTCGGCCCCGACGACGTCGCCATCGGCCTGGCCGCGAGCGGCAACACCCCTTACGTCGGCGGCGCACTCGCCGCCGCGCGCGACGGCGGCGCCTACACCGTGCTCGTCTCCAGCAACCCGCAGGCCGCCCTGGCGCCGCTCGCCGACGCGAACATCGTCGTCGACACCGGACCGGAGGTGCTCACCGGCTCCACGCGACTGAAGGCCGCCACGGCCGAGAAGCTCGTGCTCAACGGCTTCTCCACCGCGCTCATGGTCGCCGTCGGGCGGACGTGGTCGAACCTCATGGTGTCGGTCGTGGCCACCAACGCCAAGCTGCGACTTCGGACCGTGCGCATTCTGCAGCAGGCAGCCGGTCTCGACGAGCAGGCCGCGCGCGACGTGCTCGCCGCCGCCGACGGCGAGCTGAAGACCGCGATCGTCGCCGCGCTCGCCGACGTGGCGCCCACCGATGCCCGTGCCCTGCTCACCGGCAACGACGGGTCCGTGCGCGCCGCGCTCGCCGACGCAGCCCCGCGCACCACCGAGTCGTACCCGACCTGA
- a CDS encoding serine hydrolase domain-containing protein, with protein MRNENDIDAVLRAGLDDGVFPAAALLIAIDGEVVAEHAVGRTRAWDAEGAPAAEAWPEADAATRFDLASITKLVTAATLLTLLHERGGDASLPVAQVLPEFAEPSLQNVTVAHLLSHTAGFPPEWHDRSPDPGAARFRTGARRVDAPGAHRYSCVGYIWAGLAAEALGGASLDVLAERCVLAPLGMRESGFRPPAVLRDRVAATEFQTDPARGMVQGEVHDETAWALGGVAGNAGLFGTARDLLRLAEALRLPPGDSALPASVARAMTTPVAVADDGYGQALGPRIDETWTGGLRRPTVSHTGFTGTAVATEPRGRRSVVFLTNRVHPQRTSAEPIQAMRRRVTDAAAAAWGDHR; from the coding sequence GTGCGTAACGAGAACGACATCGATGCGGTCCTCCGGGCGGGCCTCGACGACGGCGTCTTCCCTGCCGCCGCACTGCTCATCGCCATCGACGGCGAGGTGGTGGCCGAGCACGCCGTCGGCCGCACCCGCGCGTGGGACGCGGAGGGCGCCCCGGCCGCCGAGGCGTGGCCAGAAGCGGATGCCGCGACCCGTTTCGACCTCGCTTCGATCACCAAGCTCGTGACCGCGGCGACGCTGCTGACGCTGCTGCACGAGCGCGGCGGCGACGCGTCGCTGCCCGTGGCTCAGGTGCTGCCGGAATTCGCAGAGCCTTCGCTGCAGAACGTCACCGTGGCGCACCTGCTCAGTCACACCGCGGGGTTCCCGCCCGAATGGCACGACCGCTCCCCCGACCCCGGCGCGGCGCGGTTCCGGACCGGGGCGCGGCGCGTCGACGCCCCGGGCGCGCACCGGTACTCGTGCGTCGGGTACATCTGGGCGGGGTTGGCCGCCGAGGCGCTGGGGGGCGCCTCGCTCGACGTGCTGGCCGAGCGGTGCGTGCTCGCGCCGCTGGGGATGCGCGAATCGGGATTCCGGCCGCCCGCGGTGCTGCGCGACCGCGTCGCGGCGACCGAGTTCCAGACCGACCCGGCGCGCGGCATGGTGCAGGGCGAGGTGCACGACGAGACCGCCTGGGCGCTCGGCGGGGTGGCCGGCAACGCGGGCCTCTTCGGCACCGCGCGCGACCTGCTGCGCCTCGCCGAGGCGCTGCGCCTGCCGCCCGGTGACAGTGCGCTGCCGGCATCCGTCGCGCGGGCGATGACCACACCGGTCGCCGTCGCCGACGACGGGTACGGGCAGGCGCTCGGGCCGCGCATCGACGAGACGTGGACGGGTGGACTGCGGCGGCCCACCGTGAGCCACACCGGCTTCACGGGCACCGCCGTCGCGACCGAGCCGCGGGGGCGGCGGTCGGTAGTGTTCTTGACCAACCGGGTGCATCCGCAGCGCACCTCGGCCGAGCCGATCCAGGCGATGCGTCGCCGGGTCACCGATGCCGCCGCGGCGGCCTGGGGAGACCACCGATGA
- a CDS encoding MurR/RpiR family transcriptional regulator produces MTDVFVSLRQHMPSLSKAERRIADVVLDQPSVVVESSITRLAELADTSPASVARFCRAVGFGGYKDFRIAIAAAHSREQAARELFRVDDADIDATDSALDVVTKVAYEEARAIEETARSLDLEALDAVVAAIRGAHRIDAFGAGSSGLTAQDLQLKLHRIGVPTFCWSDAHLALTSFALTGPGGVAVAISHSGQTLEANQVLALARERGATTVAITNYPDSPIADVADHLLVTSARESRYRTGAMSSRLAQMAIVDFVVVRLLQGEIDRAGELLRRTYDAVQGHRLDGGTPGH; encoded by the coding sequence ATGACCGACGTCTTCGTCTCACTGCGTCAGCACATGCCGTCGCTGTCCAAGGCCGAACGGCGCATCGCCGACGTCGTGCTCGACCAGCCGTCGGTGGTGGTCGAGTCGTCGATCACGCGGCTGGCCGAGCTCGCCGACACGTCGCCCGCGTCGGTGGCGCGGTTCTGCCGGGCGGTCGGATTCGGCGGGTACAAGGACTTCCGCATCGCGATCGCGGCGGCCCACAGTCGCGAGCAGGCCGCGCGCGAGCTGTTCCGCGTCGACGACGCCGACATCGACGCGACCGATTCGGCGCTCGACGTGGTGACGAAGGTGGCCTACGAAGAGGCGCGCGCGATCGAGGAGACCGCGCGCAGCCTCGACCTCGAGGCGCTGGATGCCGTCGTCGCCGCAATCAGGGGCGCGCACCGCATCGACGCATTCGGGGCCGGGTCGAGCGGGCTGACGGCACAAGACCTGCAGCTGAAGCTGCACCGCATCGGCGTGCCGACGTTCTGCTGGTCCGACGCGCACCTCGCCCTGACGTCGTTCGCCCTGACCGGGCCGGGCGGGGTGGCGGTGGCGATCTCGCACTCCGGGCAGACGCTCGAAGCCAACCAGGTGCTGGCGCTCGCGCGCGAGCGCGGCGCCACGACGGTGGCGATCACGAACTACCCCGACTCCCCCATCGCCGACGTCGCCGACCATCTGCTGGTGACGAGCGCGCGGGAATCGCGCTACCGCACCGGGGCGATGTCGAGCCGGCTGGCGCAGATGGCGATCGTCGACTTCGTGGTGGTGCGGCTGCTGCAGGGCGAGATCGACCGCGCCGGCGAGCTGCTGCGCCGCACGTACGACGCCGTGCAGGGGCATCGGCTCGACGGCGGCACGCCCGGTCACTGA
- a CDS encoding lactonase family protein: MTDSTDTRLVLVANAGDGSISTFRLADGELERLAVTGGLTGCSTFAVDAERDLVYAAVKGDAEGESAGILTLSLDRETGQLAPRSRRDVPGSMNYVALTRGGTGLLAASYSGGLGITCTIADGVVGEPVSRIAFPNLHSVLPSADGRFAYFVSLGADLVAQYALADDLALVPLEPETVPAPAGSGPRHLVLNDAQDAVYVLTEFSGEVLHYARDTETGALTLQDATTAYDTTKGLGHSEFGADPMANHYIWGADLHFSDGGRRLWCSERTESTLGAVSVAADGSVSAPERFTVTEPQPRGFDVSPDGAYLVAAGERSTTVSLYTIDGDDLNLRHRAETGIGANWVRFA; encoded by the coding sequence ATGACCGACTCGACCGACACGCGCCTCGTCCTCGTCGCCAACGCCGGTGACGGCTCCATCAGCACGTTCCGGCTCGCCGACGGCGAGCTCGAGCGCCTCGCCGTCACCGGCGGGCTGACGGGCTGCTCCACCTTCGCCGTCGACGCCGAGCGCGACCTCGTCTATGCGGCGGTCAAGGGCGATGCCGAGGGCGAATCCGCCGGCATCCTGACTCTCTCGCTCGACCGCGAAACCGGTCAGCTCGCCCCGCGCTCGCGCCGCGACGTGCCGGGCAGCATGAACTACGTCGCGCTCACCCGCGGCGGCACCGGCCTGCTCGCCGCGTCATACAGCGGCGGGCTCGGCATCACCTGCACGATCGCTGACGGTGTGGTGGGTGAACCGGTGTCGCGCATCGCGTTCCCGAACCTGCACTCGGTGCTCCCCAGCGCCGACGGCCGCTTCGCGTACTTCGTCTCGCTCGGCGCAGATCTCGTCGCGCAGTACGCGCTGGCCGACGACCTGGCCCTCGTGCCGCTCGAGCCCGAGACGGTGCCCGCTCCCGCCGGCAGCGGGCCGCGTCACCTGGTGCTCAACGACGCGCAGGATGCCGTGTACGTCCTCACCGAGTTCTCCGGCGAGGTGTTGCACTACGCGCGCGACACCGAGACGGGCGCGCTGACGCTGCAGGATGCCACGACCGCGTACGACACCACCAAGGGCCTCGGCCACAGCGAGTTCGGCGCCGACCCGATGGCGAACCACTACATCTGGGGCGCCGATCTGCACTTCTCCGACGGCGGGCGGCGGCTATGGTGCTCGGAGCGCACCGAGAGCACGCTGGGCGCGGTTTCCGTCGCCGCCGACGGGTCGGTGTCGGCGCCTGAGCGGTTCACCGTGACCGAGCCGCAGCCGCGCGGATTCGACGTCAGCCCCGACGGCGCGTACCTCGTGGCGGCGGGCGAGCGCTCGACGACCGTGTCCCTGTACACGATCGACGGCGACGATCTCAACCTGCGACACCGCGCAGAAACCGGCATCGGCGCCAACTGGGTGCGGTTCGCCTAG